The DNA sequence GTTCCGGGGAGTATCCTCCCAGTTATGTGCATGGCTCCTGTGTACTCAGCGAACTTCCTGACTGGCTTGAATCCGTATATCCTAGCTGAGACAGCTAGAACCCTCTCAGGGTCGAACCTAGCTAGGAACTTCCCAGCGATCCTGATCCTCTTGTCTATCTCCCTTATATCGATTATGCAGAGGCCGTCAGGTCTCACCCTGTATATGAACTTCTCCATGTCCTTGGTCCTTATCCCAGTCCCCACGTGAACTCCGGAGAGGAGGTACTTCTGCTTAGGTACTAGAAGATCCTTATCCTCAACAGGAGGGACGTTAGCTAGGCTCGTCTCATCGTAGCTCATGCGATCACCTCTCAATCAAGGGCGAGAAGGATAGCTCGAGGTCAGCTAGCTCTATGTGGGATAGGAACATCCTCCTGCAGCAATACCTAGTTATATTCATCGAGTCCAGCACCCTCCCTGGCTCTTCTCCGGATATGACCCTCCTCGAGAACTCCTCCCACTTGTCCCCTATCACGCTACCGCAGGTGAAGCACCTCACTGGGAACATACGCTTACCTCGCGGCCAAGCGCCAGACTGAGTTATTAAATTATCTCGACCCATTACCCTGAGGAAGGTGGTAGACCATGACTTTCGAACTTTGGGTGGAGAAGTACAGACCTAAGACTCTCGACGATATCGTAGGTCAGGATGACATAGTAAGGGCCCTGAAGGGTTTCGTGGAGAGGAGATCCATGCCCCACCTACTGTTCGCCGGGCCAGCTGGTACGGGGAAGACCACCACCGCCCTAGCGTTAGCCAACGACATCTACGGGTCGGAGGAGCTCGTCACCTCCAACTACCTGGAGCTGAACGCGAGTGATGAGAGGGGGATAGACACGATAAGGACTAAGATAAAGGACTTCGCTAAGACAGCTCCATTCGGAAACGTTCCATTCAAGATAATACATCTAGATGAGGCTGATAATCTGACTGCAGACGCTCAACAAGCTTTAAGGAGGATAATGGAGATGTACTCGGCTACTACAAGGTTCATATTCGCCTGCAACTACTCATCTAAGATAATAGAGCCGATACAGTCTAGGTGCGCTGTCTTCAGGTTCGGCCCAATCCCTGAGGAGGCCGTGAAGGGGAGGCTCATCATGATAGCTGAGAGGGAGGGCGTGGATTACACGGATGACGGGATATCCGCTATAATATACGTGGCTGAGGGGGACCTGAGGAGGGCCATAAACCTGCTCCAGACGGCCTCAGCTATGGCCAGCAAGGTCGACTCGAAGGTGGTCTACAGGGTGGCTGGGCTAGCTCACCCCGAGGAGGTCAGGGCGATGATAAGCTCGGCCCTCAAGGGGAAGTTCCTATCGGCTAGGGAGGCCCTGAGGAACCTGATGATAAACTACGGGATGTCGGCCCAGGACGTCATAAGGCAGTTGAATAGGGAGATAATGGCGAGTAAGACGATACCTGAAAGGGAGAAAGCTAAACTAATGATATTCTTGAGTGAGGTAGACTTCAGAGTGACTGAAGGAGCTCATGGGGATGTCCAGCTCGCTGCGATGTTAGCTAAGCTGGTTGAGGTTGGTGAGTCGCATGAGAGAGGTTCCCTGGGTGGAGAAGTACAGACCTAGGACTTTGGATGGGATAAAGGGGCAGAAGGAAGCTGTAGAGGAGATAAGGAAATGGATTGAAGATGTGAAAGGGGGGAAGAGGGTAAAGCCACTGCTCATAGTGGGTCCACCTGGTTCCGGGAAGACATCCGCAGCCCACGCCATAGCTAACGAGTTGGGCTACGATGCCGTGGAGGTGAACGCGAGTGATCTGAGGGACAGGGAGCATTTGCAGTACATAGTTGAGAGCTCTAACGCTGTTAGCTTGCTCACCGGGAGCAGGAGACTCATCATACTGGATGAGATAGATGCCCTCCCGAGCGAGGGCTACGCCATAGTCTCCCTAGTGAGGGAGCTCATGGCTAGGGTCCCGATCGTGATGACCGCAAACGATCCCTATGAGAGGCACCTTTACGAGATAAGGTCCCTCTCCACGATGGTGAGGTTCTCCAGGGTGAGGTGGCAGACGGTGGTGAGCGTCCTGAGGGAGATATGCAGGAGGGAGGGGCTGAGCGTCCCCGAGGAGGCCCTAGTTAGGATAGCTAAGTCGAGTCAGGGGGACCTGAGAGCCGCCATAAACGATCTAGAGGGGTTTGCTAAGGGCTCATTCGACTTACTGAAGTACTTGGGTGATAAGTACGGGAAGAGAGACGTGGAGACCGATGTCTTCAAGGTGCTGAGCGCTATATTCTACGGGGAGAACTGCTACCCGGCTTACCTCTCATCCCTGAACTTGGACATGGATCCAGATATGCTCTTCAGGTGGATCGAGGGGAACGTGGCTCACGTCTACAAGGGGGCTTCCCTAGCCAGGGCTTACGAGATGCTCTCCTTAGCCGATGTCATGAGGGGGAGGATAGTGAGGACGAACAACTGGAGGTTCCTAGCCTACTTCACCCAACTGATGACCTTCGGGGTGTGCGTCGCTAAGGAGGGGAAGCCCGAGGGGGAGAGGTTCAGGCCCCCGGATCTGATAAAGCAGTTAGCGGCCACTAAGGAGATGAGAGCTAGGACTAAGAGGTTCCTAGCGGACATAGCTAAGAGGATCCACTTATCCACAGCTTCCGTTAGGATGGAGATCGTCCCAATACTGATAGCTGATGCTAAAGCTAAGGGGAAACTCTTGAGAAGCCTGGAAAGGGAGCTGGGGATAAGGGAGAGCGAGATGAAGGAGATATTAGCTGATCTGGAGGAGATATATAAGCTAGAAGCCGGGGGGTAGGGGGCTCAGGTCCTCCCTAAGCATCTCCCTGATCTTATCGACCAGCTTATCAGCTGGGATGGAACCAAGTGATATCAGCGTCGTCTGACCCCTCATTCCCTCCCCGGATTTCTTCGTATCCAAGAAACCCATGTTCCTAAGCTCCCTAACCTTCTTCCATATGGCTGTGTACTTGTAAGGGGTTACGCCGATCTCCTCGCAGAGGAGCTTGTACTCCTCGAGTAGATCTCCCATCCTTATCCAGGACTTACCCGTGGAAGCCAACCTCCTACCGGTAGCCAGTAGGAGGAGCTTATCGTGGACATCGAGAGGTGCTATGGTCTCCTCACTCACCCCGACGATCCCCACCCTAGCGGCTGCCTCGCTGACGGCATCAGGGGTTATGAGGCTGAGTCCCCTCTCCTCAGAGAGTTTAGCCGCCAGGTAAAGTATCTTCAAAGCTGTTCTAGCGTTTCCAGTGTGCTTAGATAGATCTACTACCTTCTCTATCACCTCCTCATCGTAGCTACCTTCCTCCAGGGCCTCGCTAGCCCTGTACCTCACTATATCCCTCAACTGCTCCTCCGTATACCTCTCGAGCGTCATCCTGAGTAGTAGAAAGCTCCTTATCGAGTCGTCCAGGGTGTAGGGAGGTTCCCACCTGGCTATAGCCATGACGGTCGGGGATCTCGATGCCCCTCCCTCGTGCAACCTGAGCATCGTGTAGACGAGGTAATCACCGTTCCTCACGTAATCTACCTCATCTAGAACAATGACCAGGAGCTTCTCCTCCCTTGACATCGCCCTCTCGAGGACGAGCGTCATCTCCTCATGGGAGAGCCCCCTCTCCGGTATCCCGGGGACCAGTGTTGAAGCTACCTTCTGTAGGACGGACGAAGGGGTCCTGTAAGTCCTGCAATTCACGTGAATGACCTCGATGCGTGTGCCCTCAGCCAGTCTCCTCGTGGAGACCCTGGCCACGGAGGTCTTCCCTATCCCCGGCTCCCCCTTGATCAGGACCAAACCTTCACTCAGATCGGAGCCTGAGGAGAGGGTTTTGAGGATCAACTCGACCTCCCTCTCCCTGTGAGGTAGCTTACGCGGTGTGTAGGAATCCGAGAACATCCTGGGATCTCTCAGTATGGGTATGGTAACACCCAGTAGCGGGGCGGTGGAAAAATAATTCCTTTGCGGTGCTATAGAGTAGGAGGGGGGTGCGTGAAACTATCGCTTCCTCATCGTGAGGTAGAAGGCTATCTCGATGGCAACTATTACAGCGGATGCCATCAGGACGATTGCATCAAATCCCACCGGAAGCTTGGGTATCTCATTCGCGAGCTTCAGGGCGTAACTCATGTCCTTTCCAACATCATAGGGGGCTCTGGTCGAGAACTTGTAGAAGAGGTCGAATAACTCCCCGACCTTCCCCTTCCCTCCCTCATCCAGGGGCACGAACTGCCTCCTGATATCCACTATGCTGCTCCTCAGCGAGCTCAGCATCTCCAGCTCCTCCCTAGTTAGGTTGACGACTCCTATGTGGAACCAGCCGCTGTAACCAGCGGATCCCCTGGTATCGACAGCTGGGTTCCTTATCACCCAAGAGGCGACTACCCTCATGCCGTCGGTCGAGTTGATGGTGTAGATGGAATTGGGCGTCGGTCTCACGAGGGATATCACGTAATCCTTGGGTAGGATGACGGTCACGTTCAGCAGGTCCACTTCCCTCACGTACACCTTGGACAGGTTGCACAGGTCCTCCCTGGTCGAGTATATGATGCCCTTCCTATCCCTGCTGATCCTCGGAGCGCCTTTCTTAGCATCGAGCTCAGCTATGAGGGTGAGGCTCACTCTCCTGGTGTAGTTCCCCTCCCTCTCCCTAGATACCTTAGCTTCCATCTTGCTGGGGTAGAACTCGAAGTCCCCCGCTATGAAAGGCCCCTCAACGCTCCTCCTAACGTAATCTAGAAAGCCCTGAGTGTAGTTAGCCTCACCCAACTTCGATATCAAGCTATCGATATCCGTTGCCATCATCCCATACCAGCTGTAATTCAGTATGAGCGTGGCTCTGGACTCGCTTCGGAAGAGGACGGTCAGCTCCGTGAGTATATAGTAGGGCTTATCGGACAGTATATCAGCTGCAGTGACTCCGAGGGGAACTGAGGTCAGTAGGATCACTAAGGAGGCCAAAGTCACTCCGGCGCATTTCATCGAAATCACCTTCTCCTTAGGACGTATAACATTTTTACTGAAGGGAAGAGTATATAAACTCGACACGCTCCCGTAAGCGTGGGGAAGGAGAGGGTAAACGGATGCCTGATGAGAGCGACATAAAGGTGATAGAAGCGGGCTATCTGAGGTGGATGCTGAGAGCGAACCCTTTCGCTTACCTGAGTAGTGAGAGCTTGGAGGAAGTGAGGGATGTTCACGTCGATACCGATGTCGATGAGAGGTTAGCCGAGCTCCTCCGAGA is a window from the Candidatus Korarchaeum sp. genome containing:
- the rpsB gene encoding 30S ribosomal protein S2, giving the protein MSYDETSLANVPPVEDKDLLVPKQKYLLSGVHVGTGIRTKDMEKFIYRVRPDGLCIIDIREIDKRIRIAGKFLARFDPERVLAVSARIYGFKPVRKFAEYTGAMHITGRILPGTLTNPQAPLHLEPDVVLLSDPRVDRQIHIESVKMGIPVVALVDADSMLENIDLAIPANNKGRRSLALVYWLLTREVLRQRKAIPMDGDLPESYDDFATRIMGVR
- a CDS encoding DNA-directed RNA polymerase subunit N: MFPVRCFTCGSVIGDKWEEFSRRVISGEEPGRVLDSMNITRYCCRRMFLSHIELADLELSFSPLIER
- a CDS encoding replication factor C small subunit translates to MTFELWVEKYRPKTLDDIVGQDDIVRALKGFVERRSMPHLLFAGPAGTGKTTTALALANDIYGSEELVTSNYLELNASDERGIDTIRTKIKDFAKTAPFGNVPFKIIHLDEADNLTADAQQALRRIMEMYSATTRFIFACNYSSKIIEPIQSRCAVFRFGPIPEEAVKGRLIMIAEREGVDYTDDGISAIIYVAEGDLRRAINLLQTASAMASKVDSKVVYRVAGLAHPEEVRAMISSALKGKFLSAREALRNLMINYGMSAQDVIRQLNREIMASKTIPEREKAKLMIFLSEVDFRVTEGAHGDVQLAAMLAKLVEVGESHERGSLGGEVQT
- a CDS encoding replication factor C large subunit, yielding MREVPWVEKYRPRTLDGIKGQKEAVEEIRKWIEDVKGGKRVKPLLIVGPPGSGKTSAAHAIANELGYDAVEVNASDLRDREHLQYIVESSNAVSLLTGSRRLIILDEIDALPSEGYAIVSLVRELMARVPIVMTANDPYERHLYEIRSLSTMVRFSRVRWQTVVSVLREICRREGLSVPEEALVRIAKSSQGDLRAAINDLEGFAKGSFDLLKYLGDKYGKRDVETDVFKVLSAIFYGENCYPAYLSSLNLDMDPDMLFRWIEGNVAHVYKGASLARAYEMLSLADVMRGRIVRTNNWRFLAYFTQLMTFGVCVAKEGKPEGERFRPPDLIKQLAATKEMRARTKRFLADIAKRIHLSTASVRMEIVPILIADAKAKGKLLRSLERELGIRESEMKEILADLEEIYKLEAGG
- a CDS encoding AAA family ATPase — protein: MAPQRNYFSTAPLLGVTIPILRDPRMFSDSYTPRKLPHREREVELILKTLSSGSDLSEGLVLIKGEPGIGKTSVARVSTRRLAEGTRIEVIHVNCRTYRTPSSVLQKVASTLVPGIPERGLSHEEMTLVLERAMSREEKLLVIVLDEVDYVRNGDYLVYTMLRLHEGGASRSPTVMAIARWEPPYTLDDSIRSFLLLRMTLERYTEEQLRDIVRYRASEALEEGSYDEEVIEKVVDLSKHTGNARTALKILYLAAKLSEERGLSLITPDAVSEAAARVGIVGVSEETIAPLDVHDKLLLLATGRRLASTGKSWIRMGDLLEEYKLLCEEIGVTPYKYTAIWKKVRELRNMGFLDTKKSGEGMRGQTTLISLGSIPADKLVDKIREMLREDLSPLPPGF